GACTCCAAGTGACATATTTGCAGAGAAGAAAACCGGTATTCTGCGGGCAACAGAAGTTTTTAGAACTGTCACCTGCTCTGTTGATAAACCCGTAGTAGCTAGCACCAGTGGTAAATGCTTTTCCTGAGCAAACTCTACCAATGGTGAAAATGCTTTTGGGTTTGAAAAATCTATTATTACATCAACATCTACATTACAGTCTGTTAATGATGTAAAAACAGGGTATGGGTTATTTATATTATTATTAATATCAAACCCAGCCGCAATCTTTAATTCAGGAAAATTATCGGAAAGTCTTGTAATAACCTGACCCATTTTCCCATTGCATCCACTTAATAGTATATTAATCATTAGCTTTTCCACATCCTATTTTTTGTATTTTAGTTATGGCAATAAACCATACTTTACAAGTTCTGTTTTAAGTATCTCCAGATTTTTATCTGACATTTCAACCAATGGCAGCCTGCATCCGCCTACATTCATTCCCAAAAGATTCATGGCAGCCTTAATTGGTATAGGGCTTACTTCACAGAATAATGCCTTAATAAGGTCAAGAGCTTTCAATTGTAGTTTTCTACTGCCTTCAATATCACCTGAAAGATATTTAGTAACAATATCGTGTGTATCTTTTGGTGCAATGTTGGCTAAAACAGAGATAACACCTTTAGCACCCATAGACAAAAATGGCACTATGGCTCCATCTTCTCCGGAATAAACCGTTATATCATTTCCACACAGGTTAATGACATCTCCTATCTGAGAGAGATTACATTCCTTTAATGCTACAATATTATCAATCTTTGAGAGGGCCTGTATGGTTTCAGGGGCTATATTAAGATTTGTTCTTGACGGAACATTATAAAGCACAACAGGGATTTTTATGCTTTCTGCAACCATCTTAAAATGTTCATATAAACCCTTTTGCGTGGTTTTATTATAATATGGGGTAACTGTGAGGATTGCATCAGCTCCAACCTCCTCAGCATATTTACTAAGTGCTACGGCGTGAACAGTGTGATTGCTTCCTGTTCCGGCAATAACCGGTATTCTTCCGTCAACCTTCTCAACTGTAAATTTGATTGCAGCCTTATGTTCATCATCATACATGGTAGATGCTTCACCTGTTGTACCGCAAATAATAATTGCATCAGTACCTTCTTTAATCTGGTATTCAATCAGTTCTGATAATTTATTATAGTCAGTACCGTCATTTGTAAATGGGGTAATAATTGCTACACCTGAGCCCGTAAAAATTGGCTTTTTCATTGTTCCCACCCTTTCTAAAACAATAATATAATTAAAAAACGTCGGCAGTCCCGCCGACGTCTGTTTAACCAATTATAATAAAATATAATTAAAAACAGATAGCGCTCCACCATTTCTTAAATGATGACAGTCACAAGGCTATTGACCTTGAAACCAGGCATTACGATGCTCGGGGTACAGTACTGCCTTCGGCGTCTTTTCCTTTCAGAACAAATCATTAGACCCCAGAATCTTCATTGTCCGTACTATTAAAAAACGCACCTCTATCTAGCATATATTCTTTTTTTCTATAATAACATTCGTTATATCAAGTGTCAATTTTTTTACATCTGATTTTTATATTATATGAACTATATTTCAATATTGTTACAATTCAGTAAACAAGGCAGGATGTACTTTTGAACTTGTCGAAGTTAGGAGAAAATGAAAAAGTGGGGGAGTTTAGTACGAATGAAAAAAATGTGCTTATTTTTATGCATTGTAATGATATTTACGATGCTGACCGGTTTCAACAACTTGAATACATCAGCGGCTGAGGCAACGTCCGTAAAAATAGGTCTGTATTACGGATCAACGGCTCAAAGCCAGATTAATATCAGTAGCGACAAGGGAGTATTATTCTGTGCGTATGATGTAAAAACAGGAAAATATAATAATGTATACGAATCGGATGCTGGTCAGACAATTACTCTGAGAAAAGACAGCTACTTTATACAAAGCGGAACAAAGTTCACACCAGTTGTTTTAACTGGAAATCCGACCAGTGGTCCTTACCATATTCAGCTTAATGGTACATATAATACTTATAATGATACAGTTTCAGTCATCCAAAGCTATAGTCAGAAAGGTGTTATCACATATCCTGCTTACACTGATTCAGGTTGGCAAATATGGACAGGTTTTTACGTTAGCCAATCTAAAGCGCAAGCAGCTGTAAATACTGTTAAAGCAAAATTGGGAGAGAATACATATAGCGTAATTACTGAGACTAATTCAAGAATTTACGGTACAGATCAAAATGGTAAAGTCTTATTCATGTACGCATCTTTAAATAGCCTTTTAAGAGGGAGAACAATGTCAGCAGGCAATCCAAATACGATTAAAATTGGAACAAGCTTATATCGCGGACAGGTTGAGTTTAATAGATTATCCGGCAGTGATATGACAATTATTAATGTACTGCCTTTTGAAGAATATTTATACGGTGTAGTTCCCAATGAAATGCCGGCATATTCAAACATTGAAGCATTAAAGGGACAGGCTGTAGCAGCCAGAACCTATTCTTACAAATCAATTAACAAGCATTCAAAGTACGGTTTCAATTTGTGTGCTACAACCGACTGCCAAGCATATAAAGGCTATAGCTCGGAAAATGCTAATACAAACAAAGCCGTTGATGAAACACGTGATATGGTTGTAACTTATAATGGAACTCTTGTTGAAACAGTCTATTCAGCGTCTACAGGAGGTAGAACTGAGGATGTCGTAAATGTTTGGGGGAATAGCCTGCCATATCTTAAAAGTGTTGAAGACAAATATGAGTCGGGGAAATCCTATAACTACAATTGGACAATGAAGTTTACGGTAGATGAAATAAGTACAAAACTAAAAAGTTATGGGCTAGGAACTGTAACGGGCATTGAGATTACAAAGTACTCAGCGGCCGGAAGACCAATCGAAATGGTTATTACCGGAACATTGAAGCCTGAAGGTGTTGTAATCACAAAAGACAAGTGCAGGACTTTTCTTAGCCTTCCAAGTCAAATGTATAGCATTTCTTCTGATGCTAATATAAATGTTCAGGTTAATAATAAAGTAGAAAATGTTTCGTTGAGCCAGATAAAGGTAATAACCAGTAGCGGAGAAAAATCTTATAATAATCCCAACCAGAAAGTAACTATTATTGGGGCAGACGGTAACGAATCTGTTGTTTCAGCAAGCTCTCAAGAATATGTTTTTACGGGTAAGGGCTGGGGACATGCTGTAGGAATGAGTCAGGAAGGTGCCATGGGTATGGCAAAAGCCGGCTTTACATTTGAACAAATATTGACTCACTATTATACCGGAACTAAAGTTGAGATAAAGAAATAGTTGGAACATAAAAAAGGGACTCATTTAAAGTGAGTCCCTTTTAATATATATTATTTGTATAATTTGTTAAGGAAAAATTCATTGTAGAGAGATATAACAGCTTTGTGTGCTTCATTCTCTCTTACAGCAAACATCATTGTTATTTCAGAAGAACCTTGATTAATCATTTCCAAACTGATGGATGCCTTAGCTAAAGCAGTTGTGGCCCTTGAAGCAGTTCCTACGGTATTCTTCATACCTTCACCGACTATTATTATCATTGCAAGGTCGTGGTCAATAGAAACATCATCGACCTTCAATTCAGCTTTAATCCGGTCAACTATTTTTTGCTCCATACCTTCCTTCAGTTGGTTCTGTTTTAATATTACAGATATGTTGTCAATGCCTGATGGAGTATGTTCATATGAAATACCTTCATCTTCAAGAATTTGAAGGAGCTTTCTTCCAAAGCCTACTTCTCTGTTCATCATAAACTTGCTCACATATATACAGCAGAAACCTGCATCACTTGCAATTCCAACAACATGATTTGGGGAATAATCTCTGACTAGGGATATTTTTGTTCCCGGAGCAGATGGATTATTTGTATTTTTTATACAAACCGGAACTCCAGCCATAAAAACCGGAACCAGTGTATCTTCGTGTAATACTGAGAAACCGGCATAAGATAGTTCTCTCATTTCACGGTATGTTAATTCAGGTACAGCTACAGGATTGTGAACCAAACCCGGATGAGCTGCATACACAGCATCAACATCTGTAAAATTTTCGTATAGATCAGCCTTTAATGCGGCAGCCAAAATGGAACCGGTTATGTCTGAACCTCCGCGCGGGAAAGTTGCAACTTTTCCGTCTTTAGTGTAACCAAAGAAACCCGGGAAGATAACAATTCCTTCTATACTGTTAATCATTTTAAGGTTTTCATAGGATTCAGGCAAAACCTGTGCATTTCCAAATTCATCACTCATGAGTAACCCTGCTTTTTTAGGCGATACATATTCTGCTTTTTCGCCTATACTGTTCAAGTATGCAGCTACCAATTTGGCACTGTTATCTTCTCCGGCAGCTTTCATGGCATCCATGAACATACCGGTATGAGAAGTATCAAGTTTAAGTCTTTCTTCTAAATCAGACTTGATCATTTTAACAATTTCATCATCAAGTCCAAGTTCATTTGCTATATCCTTGAACCTCTTTACAACAGCTTCAAGTTCCGCTTCTGCATTTCCTGTCTGCAGGTGTTTTTGAGCACAAGCAATAAGTAAATCAGTAACCTTGGTATCTGAACTATCCCTTTTACCGGGGGCAGATACAACAATAACCTTTCTCTCGCTATCAGTAAGTACGATACTGCAAACTTTTTTAATCTGTTCTGCATTAGCTAAAGAGGTTCCTCCAAATTTTGCTACTTTCATTTTGAATCCTCCATCCATTTATATTAAAAATTTACTCTCAAAACACGGGGACTTGTTGTCCCTAAGTAAATATAAGAGCATATGGAACTTCATACGATTATCTCATAAATTATACAAAAAAAGATTATGTATGGCAATAATATTTGTAATATAAACAATTATAATGTATGATATTTATTGGTTTATTTTATGCAGTAAGTTTTATGATTGTTATTTATAATAAACAGACATAATAATAGAAGAAAAATTGGAGGTTATTTTAGGTGAACTTGCACGATTTCGATTATTACCTTCCGGAGGAACTTATAGCACAGCATCCCATGGATAAAAGGGACATGTCCAGACTGATGGTGCTGGATAAGGAAACCGGAGAGATTGAACATAAATTATTCAAGGACATAGTTAACTATCTGGGTGAAGGTGATTGTCTTGTTTTAAACAATACCAGAGTAATACCTGCAAGGCTTTTAGGCGAAAAAAAGGGTACAGGCGGAAAGATAGAATTTGTTTTACTGAAAAGGGTTGAAGGAGACAAGTGGGAAGTAATTTTAAGACCCGGTAAGAAGGCAAAACCAGGGAGTAGATTTGTTTTTGGAAACGGAGAGCTGAAAGCTGAAATTCTGGAAGTACTTGATGAAGGAAACAGACTTGTCAGGTTTATATATGAAGGAGTTTTTGAAGAAATACTGGACAGGGTAGGTATAATGCCATTGCCGCCGTACATTACCGAAAAGCTTGAAAACCCGGAAAGATACCAGACTGTATATGCCAAGGTTAATGGCTCGGCGGCCGCACCAACTGCCGGACTACATTTTACCAAAGAACTTTTGGATTCCTTGGGGCAAAAGGGTGTAAAAATAGCATATGTTATGCTTCATGTCGGTCTCGGTACATTCAGACCTGTCAAAGTTGACGATATAACTCAACATAAAATGCATTCGGAATACTATTCAATAAGTCAAGAAACATGTGATATAATAAACGATACACAACAAAAAAGTAAAAAAGTTGTAGCTGTTGGTACTACCAGTTGCAGGGTACTTGAAACTGTGGGTAAAAGCGGGAGGATTGCTCCCTGTGATGGCTGGACGGATATTTTCATATATCCCGGCTACGAGTTTAAAGTGGTAGACAGGCTTATTACAAACTTTCATTTACCCGAATCAACACTTATCATGCTGGTAAGTTCTTTAGCCGGCAGGGATAATGTAATGCATGCATACAACGTAGCTGTAGAAGAAAAATACAGATTTTTCAGCTTCGGAGACGCAATGTTTATTAAATAAACTAATTAATAGAAAGGTAATTACTATGGCAGCAGTTACTTATGAATTAATAAAAACTTGCAAGCAGACAGGTGCAAGATTAGGTAAGGTGCATACGCCTCACGGCTCATTTGATACCCCTGTTTTTATGCCTGTTGGAACCCTTGCAACTGTTAAAGGTATGTCTCCTGAGGAACTAAAGGAGATAGATGCGAGAATAATTTTAAGCAACACATATCATTGCTAC
This region of Clostridium sp. BNL1100 genomic DNA includes:
- the dapA gene encoding 4-hydroxy-tetrahydrodipicolinate synthase, yielding MKKPIFTGSGVAIITPFTNDGTDYNKLSELIEYQIKEGTDAIIICGTTGEASTMYDDEHKAAIKFTVEKVDGRIPVIAGTGSNHTVHAVALSKYAEEVGADAILTVTPYYNKTTQKGLYEHFKMVAESIKIPVVLYNVPSRTNLNIAPETIQALSKIDNIVALKECNLSQIGDVINLCGNDITVYSGEDGAIVPFLSMGAKGVISVLANIAPKDTHDIVTKYLSGDIEGSRKLQLKALDLIKALFCEVSPIPIKAAMNLLGMNVGGCRLPLVEMSDKNLEILKTELVKYGLLP
- a CDS encoding SpoIID/LytB domain-containing protein; its protein translation is MKKMCLFLCIVMIFTMLTGFNNLNTSAAEATSVKIGLYYGSTAQSQINISSDKGVLFCAYDVKTGKYNNVYESDAGQTITLRKDSYFIQSGTKFTPVVLTGNPTSGPYHIQLNGTYNTYNDTVSVIQSYSQKGVITYPAYTDSGWQIWTGFYVSQSKAQAAVNTVKAKLGENTYSVITETNSRIYGTDQNGKVLFMYASLNSLLRGRTMSAGNPNTIKIGTSLYRGQVEFNRLSGSDMTIINVLPFEEYLYGVVPNEMPAYSNIEALKGQAVAARTYSYKSINKHSKYGFNLCATTDCQAYKGYSSENANTNKAVDETRDMVVTYNGTLVETVYSASTGGRTEDVVNVWGNSLPYLKSVEDKYESGKSYNYNWTMKFTVDEISTKLKSYGLGTVTGIEITKYSAAGRPIEMVITGTLKPEGVVITKDKCRTFLSLPSQMYSISSDANINVQVNNKVENVSLSQIKVITSSGEKSYNNPNQKVTIIGADGNESVVSASSQEYVFTGKGWGHAVGMSQEGAMGMAKAGFTFEQILTHYYTGTKVEIKK
- a CDS encoding aspartate kinase; translation: MKVAKFGGTSLANAEQIKKVCSIVLTDSERKVIVVSAPGKRDSSDTKVTDLLIACAQKHLQTGNAEAELEAVVKRFKDIANELGLDDEIVKMIKSDLEERLKLDTSHTGMFMDAMKAAGEDNSAKLVAAYLNSIGEKAEYVSPKKAGLLMSDEFGNAQVLPESYENLKMINSIEGIVIFPGFFGYTKDGKVATFPRGGSDITGSILAAALKADLYENFTDVDAVYAAHPGLVHNPVAVPELTYREMRELSYAGFSVLHEDTLVPVFMAGVPVCIKNTNNPSAPGTKISLVRDYSPNHVVGIASDAGFCCIYVSKFMMNREVGFGRKLLQILEDEGISYEHTPSGIDNISVILKQNQLKEGMEQKIVDRIKAELKVDDVSIDHDLAMIIIVGEGMKNTVGTASRATTALAKASISLEMINQGSSEITMMFAVRENEAHKAVISLYNEFFLNKLYK
- the queA gene encoding tRNA preQ1(34) S-adenosylmethionine ribosyltransferase-isomerase QueA yields the protein MNLHDFDYYLPEELIAQHPMDKRDMSRLMVLDKETGEIEHKLFKDIVNYLGEGDCLVLNNTRVIPARLLGEKKGTGGKIEFVLLKRVEGDKWEVILRPGKKAKPGSRFVFGNGELKAEILEVLDEGNRLVRFIYEGVFEEILDRVGIMPLPPYITEKLENPERYQTVYAKVNGSAAAPTAGLHFTKELLDSLGQKGVKIAYVMLHVGLGTFRPVKVDDITQHKMHSEYYSISQETCDIINDTQQKSKKVVAVGTTSCRVLETVGKSGRIAPCDGWTDIFIYPGYEFKVVDRLITNFHLPESTLIMLVSSLAGRDNVMHAYNVAVEEKYRFFSFGDAMFIK